In Alteromonas mediterranea DE, a single genomic region encodes these proteins:
- a CDS encoding heme lyase CcmF/NrfE family subunit: MVPEIGNIALTLALVLSILLAVYPLWGAHRKHEALMATAKPLAIGLFTFTLIAYVCLTYAFVTDDFSVAYVAQHSNSRLPIYYKITAVWGGHEGSFLLWVLMLSIWTVAVAIFSKGIPLAMVARVLSVLGMVGIGFYLFMLLTSNPFDSMLPFFPVDGRDLNPLLQDFGMIIHPPMLYMGYVGFSVAFAFAISALISGQLDSTWARWSRPWVIAAWAFLTVGIALGSWWAYYELGWGGWWFWDPVENASFMPWLVGTALMHSLAVTEKRKAFKSWTVLLAIAAFSLSLLGTFLVRSGVIVSVHSFASDPTRGLFILGILIVLSGFGLLLYAMRAASLKSPGRYQAFSREVLLMGNNVFLCAATLVVLLGTLLPLVHKELGLGSISVGAPFFNQMFTLLIVPFVLMLGLGPLTRWKQQKASELQKQLLVAGGIALSAGVLVNFAYDEPTYMGVLGMVLVFWILVTTVQEVMQRLAAMPSSNTENASVIAKLRKLTPSHWGMVLGHVGFAICIIGITLVSNYELERDVRMDIGDTVSLGGYDFSFRDVRKVEGPNFNADKGIFDVYKNGEMIAHLEPEKRLYIVQRMPMTEAAIHSNLARDLFIAMGEPLDNGAWAIRIYIKPFVIWLWAGAVVMAIGGIFSISDKRYRMAKVKKLKRVLGSKSVASTGTPNTHASAVSRVSTKGDA; the protein is encoded by the coding sequence ATGGTGCCTGAAATTGGAAATATCGCGCTAACGTTGGCATTAGTGCTCTCTATATTGTTGGCAGTTTATCCGCTATGGGGTGCTCACCGTAAGCACGAAGCGTTAATGGCAACCGCCAAACCACTGGCAATTGGCTTATTCACCTTCACGCTTATTGCCTACGTGTGTTTAACGTACGCCTTTGTTACTGACGATTTTAGTGTGGCCTACGTTGCGCAACACTCAAATAGCCGATTGCCCATTTACTATAAGATTACTGCTGTTTGGGGCGGTCATGAAGGCTCTTTCCTACTGTGGGTATTGATGCTTTCAATCTGGACCGTGGCAGTAGCAATATTCAGTAAGGGGATACCTCTTGCCATGGTCGCTAGAGTACTGTCGGTATTGGGCATGGTAGGCATTGGTTTTTACTTATTTATGCTGCTTACCTCAAACCCCTTTGACAGCATGCTACCGTTTTTCCCGGTCGACGGGCGAGATCTTAATCCGCTGCTGCAAGATTTTGGTATGATTATTCATCCGCCTATGCTCTATATGGGGTACGTAGGCTTTTCTGTTGCCTTTGCGTTCGCTATTTCTGCGTTAATTTCGGGGCAACTAGATTCGACATGGGCGCGGTGGTCTCGTCCTTGGGTGATTGCAGCGTGGGCCTTTTTAACCGTGGGAATTGCCCTAGGTAGCTGGTGGGCATATTACGAACTCGGCTGGGGCGGCTGGTGGTTTTGGGACCCGGTAGAAAACGCATCCTTTATGCCATGGCTTGTAGGCACGGCGCTCATGCATTCGCTGGCAGTGACCGAAAAGCGAAAAGCGTTTAAATCATGGACAGTGCTGCTTGCTATTGCTGCATTTAGTTTGAGTTTACTAGGCACTTTCTTAGTACGTTCCGGAGTTATTGTTTCGGTGCACTCTTTTGCAAGCGATCCTACTCGAGGCTTGTTCATCTTGGGCATATTGATTGTACTTAGCGGTTTTGGGTTGCTGCTTTATGCCATGCGTGCAGCCTCGCTTAAAAGCCCTGGGCGCTACCAAGCGTTTTCTCGAGAAGTGCTGTTAATGGGCAACAATGTCTTTCTGTGCGCAGCAACATTAGTTGTTCTTCTCGGTACGCTACTGCCCCTTGTTCACAAAGAGTTAGGCTTAGGCAGTATTTCTGTAGGCGCGCCGTTCTTTAACCAAATGTTTACGCTTCTCATTGTGCCTTTTGTATTAATGCTGGGTTTAGGTCCACTAACGCGCTGGAAACAGCAAAAAGCCAGCGAACTGCAAAAACAACTATTGGTCGCAGGCGGTATTGCACTAAGTGCAGGTGTACTAGTGAACTTTGCTTACGACGAACCCACTTACATGGGGGTACTGGGCATGGTGCTGGTTTTCTGGATCCTCGTCACCACGGTACAAGAGGTAATGCAGCGCTTAGCGGCTATGCCTTCGTCGAACACCGAGAATGCATCAGTAATAGCTAAACTTCGCAAGCTTACGCCAAGTCACTGGGGCATGGTGCTAGGCCATGTGGGCTTTGCTATCTGTATTATTGGCATTACGCTGGTTTCCAATTATGAACTTGAGCGCGACGTACGTATGGATATCGGCGATACCGTCTCGCTGGGTGGCTATGACTTTAGCTTTAGAGATGTACGGAAGGTGGAAGGTCCGAATTTTAATGCAGATAAAGGCATATTCGATGTTTATAAAAATGGTGAAATGATAGCGCATCTAGAGCCAGAGAAACGTTTGTACATTGTGCAGCGCATGCCCATGACAGAAGCGGCCATCCACTCAAACTTGGCGCGTGATCTATTCATTGCCATGGGCGAGCCGTTAGACAATGGCGCATGGGCTATTCGTATTTACATTAAACCGTTTGTTATCTGGCTATGGGCGGGTGCGGTTGTTATGGCGATAGGCGGTATTTTTTCTATTAGTGATAAGCGCTACCGCATGGCGAAAGTGAAAAAGTTGAAACGTGTACTTGGCAGTAAATCTGTAGCTTCAACAGGTACACCAAATACCCACGCCTCTGCCGTGTCACGAGTATCCACAAAAGGAGATGCATAA
- a CDS encoding VacJ family lipoprotein, translating to MDLSKSLIAGLIIATSFLGGCASNSAQEQADVARTNSAAVDTSDPRDPFEPVNRKLWDFNWDVLDAYILRPVTVTYVTVMPQAARTGLVNITDNLQEPANFLNNMFQGKVDDGLDSLARFLINTTVGLVGTFDVASKIGIERKEEQFGETLAVWGLDTGPFLMLPFLGPSDPRSFTGDYVDGFAFPMSLLEGSVNLARIGISVLETRAQLLDQEAQLEQSIDDYAFVKNAYFENLEFRVTDGKSGDKAIDDEQLDDFADFEAMLEGGDFDDYDGATEDVDEASLIEDKPTEKSKAEDKSEDGNE from the coding sequence ATGGATTTGTCAAAATCACTCATCGCTGGGTTGATTATTGCCACGAGCTTCTTAGGCGGTTGTGCGAGTAATAGCGCGCAAGAACAAGCTGATGTAGCTAGAACTAACAGCGCTGCTGTTGATACATCCGACCCCCGTGATCCATTTGAACCGGTAAACCGCAAGTTATGGGATTTTAACTGGGATGTGTTAGATGCCTATATTTTGCGCCCCGTTACCGTTACCTATGTAACGGTAATGCCTCAGGCCGCACGTACGGGCTTAGTAAATATTACGGATAACCTGCAAGAACCCGCGAACTTCCTAAACAACATGTTTCAAGGAAAGGTAGATGACGGCTTAGACAGCCTGGCACGGTTCCTTATCAATACAACCGTTGGGTTAGTCGGCACCTTTGATGTGGCGAGCAAAATAGGTATTGAGCGCAAAGAAGAGCAGTTTGGAGAAACCCTGGCCGTATGGGGGCTAGATACGGGTCCTTTCTTGATGCTGCCATTTTTAGGCCCCAGCGACCCTCGCAGCTTTACCGGTGACTATGTCGACGGCTTCGCGTTTCCTATGTCGCTGCTTGAGGGCTCTGTAAACCTAGCGCGTATCGGAATATCGGTACTTGAAACAAGAGCGCAGTTGTTAGATCAAGAAGCGCAGTTAGAGCAGTCGATAGATGACTATGCGTTTGTAAAAAATGCCTATTTTGAAAACCTAGAGTTTCGTGTTACCGATGGTAAGAGCGGTGATAAAGCCATAGATGATGAGCAATTAGATGACTTTGCTGATTTTGAAGCGATGCTGGAGGGCGGCGATTTTGACGACTATGATGGGGCAACTGAAGACGTTGATGAAGCCTCGCTTATAGAAGACAAGCCAACCGAAAAGTCAAAGGCTGAAGACAAGTCTGAGGATGGCAACGAGTAA
- a CDS encoding redoxin family protein, translating into MKKTSLVAIPIVLFSLLVIFLFKGLFSDPRELDSQVKDKTLPAFSLPDLMQPDVTYTPEDLKGQVTILNVWGVWCVTCAVEMPYLTQLKNEQDVHIVGLYFDQDLDPDFGTKTLSRVQQEVTEMLSRYGNPYAYNIFDVYRDTSLDLGVTGAPEHFVIDANGVIRMHHIGDINERVWNTKVGPLYNKLVAQAAKTQGADAHTEVNAVMSDDKSAQGGLQ; encoded by the coding sequence ATGAAAAAAACGTCGTTGGTGGCTATTCCAATCGTGCTCTTTTCGTTGCTAGTCATTTTTCTTTTTAAAGGGCTTTTTTCCGACCCGCGTGAATTAGATTCGCAGGTTAAGGATAAAACGTTACCGGCCTTCTCGCTGCCAGATTTAATGCAGCCGGACGTGACATATACACCAGAAGATTTAAAAGGGCAGGTTACTATCTTAAACGTGTGGGGCGTATGGTGTGTAACCTGCGCGGTTGAAATGCCGTATCTAACACAGCTTAAAAATGAGCAAGATGTGCATATAGTCGGTTTGTATTTCGATCAGGATTTAGACCCAGATTTCGGTACAAAAACGTTGAGCCGTGTTCAGCAAGAAGTGACTGAAATGCTAAGTCGCTACGGGAATCCTTATGCCTATAATATTTTTGATGTATATCGCGATACGTCGTTAGACTTAGGCGTGACCGGCGCACCAGAGCATTTTGTGATTGATGCTAATGGCGTTATACGCATGCATCATATTGGCGATATTAACGAGCGCGTTTGGAACACAAAAGTTGGCCCCCTTTATAATAAGTTGGTGGCACAAGCGGCCAAAACACAAGGTGCAGATGCGCACACAGAGGTAAACGCGGTAATGAGCGATGATAAAAGCGCTCAGGGAGGGCTGCAATGA
- the galE gene encoding UDP-glucose 4-epimerase GalE → MKTILVTGGAGYIGSHTVLQLLEQEYGVVVLDNLANASAESLRRVEALTGKSVTFVQGDIRDTAVLDDIFSEHSISAVIHFAGLKAVGESVQKPLSYYENNVYGTLTLCKAMQKHNVKNIVFSSSATVYGDPASLPLREDMATGQPTNPYGMSKLMVEHMLSDLYASDNEWNIVLLRYFNPVGAHESGQIGEDPNGIPNNLMPYISQVATGKLEQLSVFGDDYDTVDGTGVRDYIHVVDLANGHLKALDRLSLNMGLDKYNLGTGQGYSVIEMVKAFEKGSGKTIPYKIAPRRSGDVAACYADPTKAATELSWHAEKGLEDMCADTWNWQSQNPMGYPKD, encoded by the coding sequence ATGAAAACCATCCTAGTCACTGGTGGTGCAGGCTACATCGGTAGTCACACGGTATTACAATTACTTGAACAAGAATATGGTGTTGTTGTTTTAGACAACCTCGCCAATGCAAGTGCAGAATCACTTCGCCGAGTAGAAGCATTAACGGGCAAGTCGGTAACTTTCGTTCAAGGCGACATCCGCGATACCGCCGTGCTTGATGATATTTTCAGTGAACACAGTATCTCAGCGGTCATTCACTTCGCCGGGTTAAAAGCTGTGGGTGAATCGGTACAAAAGCCGCTTTCGTACTACGAAAACAACGTGTACGGTACGCTTACGCTATGTAAAGCAATGCAAAAGCATAACGTTAAGAACATTGTTTTTAGCTCTTCTGCGACAGTTTACGGCGACCCTGCATCGTTACCATTGCGCGAAGACATGGCAACCGGGCAACCAACGAACCCTTACGGTATGTCTAAATTAATGGTTGAGCACATGCTTAGCGATTTATATGCTTCAGACAATGAATGGAATATTGTGTTGCTTCGCTACTTCAACCCGGTAGGTGCCCATGAATCTGGGCAAATTGGTGAAGATCCTAACGGCATTCCAAACAACTTGATGCCCTACATTTCACAGGTAGCCACAGGTAAGCTAGAGCAACTTAGCGTATTCGGTGATGATTACGATACCGTGGATGGCACCGGCGTTCGCGACTATATCCATGTAGTAGACTTGGCCAATGGTCACTTAAAAGCACTCGACCGCCTTAGCTTAAACATGGGGCTAGATAAATATAATCTAGGTACAGGCCAAGGCTATTCTGTAATTGAAATGGTTAAAGCCTTTGAGAAAGGCTCAGGTAAAACTATTCCATACAAAATTGCGCCTCGCAGAAGCGGTGATGTAGCGGCGTGTTATGCCGACCCGACGAAAGCGGCTACAGAACTTAGCTGGCATGCAGAAAAAGGGCTGGAAGACATGTGCGCCGATACGTGGAATTGGCAGTCACAAAACCCTATGGGCTACCCTAAAGACTAG
- a CDS encoding cytochrome c-type biogenesis protein has translation MVTLLWVITAFSAHAAQDKFSFESPEQRESFLRLTAELRCPMCQNQNIADSDAMIAHDMRRKVYSLLKQGKTEQEVIAFMKSRYGDFVHYQPPVTAATLWLWAGPVLFIFIALIVVVRRKSVTPPEDMAAKLAKADEMLEREKE, from the coding sequence ATGGTGACGCTGTTATGGGTAATAACAGCATTTTCCGCCCATGCTGCCCAAGATAAATTCTCATTTGAAAGCCCAGAACAGCGAGAGAGCTTTTTACGGCTAACTGCTGAACTACGCTGCCCTATGTGTCAAAACCAAAACATTGCGGACAGCGATGCCATGATTGCTCACGATATGCGCCGTAAGGTGTATTCGCTATTAAAGCAGGGCAAAACAGAGCAAGAGGTAATAGCGTTTATGAAGTCGCGCTACGGTGATTTCGTACACTATCAGCCGCCGGTGACAGCGGCTACGCTTTGGCTGTGGGCTGGCCCTGTATTGTTTATTTTTATTGCCTTAATTGTGGTAGTGCGCCGCAAATCAGTCACGCCACCAGAAGATATGGCTGCCAAATTGGCTAAAGCAGATGAAATGTTGGAGCGAGAGAAAGAATGA
- a CDS encoding peptide MFS transporter yields MKPSNDTSFFGHPGGLRTLFFTEMWERMSYYGMRALLVLFMTASLQTQGLGFTVATAGAIYGLYTGAVYFLGLPGGWLADRLIGGKKAVWYGGIIIFAGHVVLAIDLQNLFFVGLILVASGTGLLKPNISAMVGQQYGDDDGRRDSGYALYYMGINIGSLIAYLVTGYLQENWGWHYAFGAAAIGMAIGLIQYYFSNRSLSPDSVAPANPYQGAARQRAWMGVYGVLAIAAAVIVLAHMGTIVIEPVALAQQVAVVFTVIFFLYFGFIYFKGQLSDNEKKRMWALFLVCVASACFWSGFEQAGSSLNLFAQNYTDRVLESGSLLTSWFGMDAIPTVWFQLSNSLFIIILSPFFAALWINLAKRMIDPSYTIKCAVGIVIMASGFLVMFMASQYAAQGLKVAPMWLVTTYFLHTVGELCLSPVALSAVSKLSPKRFAGQMMGVFVLTYSIGNIIAGLLSGNFDPEKVEQMPDLYLQIALFSIAIAIVIGLMSFKSRFWEKAGIEEKA; encoded by the coding sequence ATGAAACCATCTAACGATACGAGCTTTTTTGGCCATCCAGGGGGCCTGAGAACGCTATTCTTTACCGAAATGTGGGAGCGCATGAGCTACTACGGCATGCGCGCGCTACTTGTTCTTTTTATGACTGCAAGCTTACAAACCCAAGGTTTGGGTTTTACTGTGGCAACAGCAGGGGCAATTTACGGTCTCTACACCGGTGCGGTATACTTTTTAGGGTTACCCGGCGGTTGGCTAGCTGACCGCTTGATTGGCGGGAAAAAGGCGGTGTGGTACGGTGGAATTATCATCTTCGCGGGCCACGTAGTGCTTGCCATTGACTTGCAAAACCTGTTCTTCGTGGGCCTTATTCTTGTAGCTTCAGGTACAGGCTTACTTAAACCCAATATTTCTGCCATGGTTGGTCAACAATACGGTGACGACGATGGACGCCGTGATAGTGGCTATGCTCTGTACTACATGGGTATCAACATTGGCTCACTTATCGCCTACCTTGTTACAGGCTATCTTCAGGAAAACTGGGGCTGGCACTATGCCTTTGGCGCAGCCGCTATTGGTATGGCGATCGGTCTTATTCAGTATTACTTTAGCAACCGCTCACTGTCACCAGACTCTGTTGCGCCGGCAAACCCATACCAAGGCGCAGCTAGACAACGCGCGTGGATGGGCGTATATGGCGTCTTAGCCATTGCTGCTGCAGTAATTGTACTGGCACATATGGGCACCATTGTTATTGAACCAGTGGCACTTGCTCAGCAAGTCGCGGTGGTCTTTACTGTTATTTTCTTCCTTTACTTCGGGTTTATTTATTTCAAAGGCCAACTCAGTGATAACGAGAAAAAACGCATGTGGGCACTGTTTTTAGTGTGTGTTGCATCGGCGTGCTTCTGGTCTGGTTTTGAACAAGCAGGCTCTTCACTTAACCTATTTGCGCAAAACTATACTGATCGCGTTCTTGAAAGCGGGTCATTATTAACCTCATGGTTTGGGATGGACGCTATTCCAACCGTATGGTTCCAGCTCTCAAACTCACTGTTCATTATCATTTTGTCGCCTTTTTTCGCTGCCCTTTGGATAAACCTCGCCAAGCGAATGATAGACCCGTCTTACACCATCAAATGTGCAGTGGGTATCGTTATTATGGCATCGGGCTTCTTGGTGATGTTTATGGCGTCGCAATACGCAGCTCAAGGCCTTAAAGTAGCGCCTATGTGGCTAGTTACGACTTACTTTCTACACACGGTTGGTGAGCTTTGCTTAAGCCCAGTTGCACTTAGTGCAGTAAGTAAACTTTCGCCGAAGCGTTTCGCAGGGCAAATGATGGGGGTATTCGTACTGACCTACTCTATTGGTAACATCATTGCTGGCCTGCTTTCAGGGAACTTCGACCCAGAGAAAGTAGAGCAAATGCCGGACCTGTACCTTCAAATTGCCTTGTTTAGCATCGCGATCGCTATAGTGATTGGCTTGATGAGCTTTAAATCTCGTTTCTGGGAAAAAGCAGGCATTGAAGAAAAAGCGTAA
- the ccmI gene encoding c-type cytochrome biogenesis protein CcmI: MSWSEFYIIVSGLITLVLLIIAFPWLRSKNHAKQDSLSNTQIVKQRLVELEREVQEGLISEHDKRQAVDELKLALVDESAFESHKTGNAKLPLAIGGVLALVCGIVVYAQVNQVGRVAKAQQAIDALPELSQQLASGNANNLTQEDIASLALAIRQRLREEPQDDTGWMYFGRLMLSIGQEVQAIEAIDKAVSLSPSNSANRITLAQALMTTGDVNNLERAQSILLGLLQDTPQNDNLALMMAVVSAQLGDLDNTRRFYQQVEGKLPSDSDMAQRLSARIKELEGNSSEMVLLQTAGTVQKQPSVNNDGNAIETGFDVTVSLSKEADANAPKAGFLIVFAQDANSDNKMPAAVVKLPIEDFPISVSLTTDNAMMPQFTLATLSEVVITARLSKDGNVAVSEGEWQGSTEATVVANELSSLSVIINKEL, from the coding sequence ATGAGTTGGTCTGAGTTTTATATTATTGTTTCAGGCTTAATTACGCTTGTTCTTCTCATTATTGCCTTCCCTTGGCTGCGCAGTAAAAACCACGCAAAGCAAGACAGTTTAAGTAATACGCAAATTGTAAAGCAGCGCTTAGTTGAGCTCGAGCGCGAAGTGCAAGAGGGGCTTATCAGCGAGCACGATAAACGACAGGCTGTAGACGAGCTTAAGTTAGCCTTGGTCGATGAAAGCGCTTTTGAATCGCATAAAACAGGCAATGCCAAATTACCGTTGGCAATAGGCGGCGTGTTAGCGCTAGTTTGCGGTATTGTAGTGTATGCTCAGGTTAATCAGGTGGGGCGCGTGGCTAAAGCGCAGCAGGCTATCGACGCTTTGCCAGAGTTAAGTCAGCAGCTTGCCAGTGGTAATGCCAATAACCTCACCCAGGAAGATATAGCAAGTCTGGCACTGGCTATTCGCCAACGTCTTCGCGAGGAGCCTCAGGATGATACCGGCTGGATGTACTTTGGCAGATTGATGCTGAGTATAGGGCAAGAGGTGCAAGCTATAGAGGCAATCGATAAAGCGGTAAGCTTATCACCATCAAATTCCGCTAATCGTATCACGCTTGCGCAAGCGTTAATGACTACCGGCGATGTAAATAACCTTGAACGAGCACAATCTATCTTATTAGGCTTGCTACAAGATACACCGCAAAACGATAATCTCGCGCTTATGATGGCCGTGGTATCTGCTCAGCTCGGAGATTTGGACAACACGCGGCGCTTTTATCAACAAGTAGAGGGCAAGCTTCCTTCTGACAGCGATATGGCGCAGCGCTTGAGCGCCCGCATTAAGGAACTCGAAGGCAATTCCAGTGAAATGGTGTTGCTTCAAACTGCTGGAACAGTGCAAAAGCAGCCAAGTGTTAACAATGATGGCAATGCCATTGAAACGGGCTTTGACGTGACGGTGAGTTTGTCTAAAGAAGCGGATGCAAACGCACCTAAAGCGGGCTTTTTAATTGTGTTCGCACAAGACGCAAATTCAGACAATAAAATGCCGGCAGCTGTGGTGAAATTACCCATTGAAGATTTCCCGATCTCTGTATCGTTAACGACTGATAATGCCATGATGCCCCAGTTTACTCTTGCTACACTCTCTGAGGTTGTAATAACCGCTAGGCTATCTAAAGATGGTAATGTGGCAGTATCTGAAGGGGAATGGCAGGGAAGCACAGAAGCAACGGTTGTGGCTAACGAACTCTCTTCATTAAGCGTTATTATTAATAAGGAATTATAA
- the ccmE gene encoding cytochrome c maturation protein CcmE — protein sequence MNPRRKQRLAVVGIIGFLIVSAVGLMLYALNDSIDLFYTPSEIIEGKNGQKPQIGQRLRIGGMVVPGSVSRDSESLAVSFDLIDTGPTVTVTYTGILPDLFREGQGIVATGVLTDVGAIKAQEVLAKHDEEYMPPELAEKMKGIKHVKPENMPTYESSNGAGSK from the coding sequence ATGAACCCGAGACGAAAGCAGCGACTAGCCGTAGTGGGAATTATCGGTTTTTTAATAGTAAGTGCAGTTGGATTAATGCTTTACGCGCTAAATGACAGTATTGACCTTTTCTATACGCCAAGCGAGATCATTGAAGGTAAAAATGGTCAGAAGCCCCAGATAGGCCAGCGCCTTCGCATAGGCGGAATGGTAGTGCCGGGTAGCGTTAGCCGCGACAGTGAAAGCTTAGCCGTTAGTTTCGACCTTATCGATACCGGTCCTACTGTTACCGTAACTTACACGGGGATCCTTCCTGATTTGTTCCGCGAAGGTCAGGGCATTGTCGCTACCGGTGTACTCACCGATGTTGGGGCGATTAAAGCGCAAGAAGTATTAGCTAAGCATGACGAAGAGTATATGCCGCCAGAACTTGCTGAAAAAATGAAAGGCATTAAGCATGTAAAACCTGAAAATATGCCAACGTATGAGTCGTCAAACGGCGCCGGGAGCAAATAA
- a CDS encoding heme ABC transporter permease: MWKWLHPYAKTERAYQLCLTLQPWFWAGALLCLSVGTVWGLAFAPQDYQQGDSFRIIYIHVPSAILSMGTYVAMAIAALVGMVWQWRTAYMSMIAMAPIGAVMTFIALFTGAAWGKPMWGAWWVWDARLTSELILLFLYMGVIALYGAFEDKQQAGKAAGVMALVGVVNIPIIHYSVEWWNTLHQGATISKFDNPSIAPEMLWPLLISLLGFAFFIGAVTTVRLRNEIVLREMHRPWVQALAISQLASKQQVNQSVKGGN, translated from the coding sequence ATGTGGAAGTGGTTACACCCTTACGCTAAAACAGAGCGTGCGTATCAGCTTTGTTTAACCTTACAGCCTTGGTTTTGGGCTGGCGCGTTACTGTGCCTTAGCGTTGGTACGGTATGGGGGCTGGCGTTTGCGCCTCAAGATTATCAGCAAGGTGATTCGTTTAGAATTATTTATATCCACGTTCCTAGCGCAATCTTGTCTATGGGCACCTACGTAGCCATGGCCATCGCTGCGCTTGTGGGGATGGTGTGGCAGTGGCGAACTGCTTATATGAGCATGATTGCTATGGCGCCAATTGGGGCGGTGATGACTTTTATTGCGCTTTTCACAGGTGCTGCATGGGGGAAACCTATGTGGGGCGCATGGTGGGTGTGGGATGCACGCCTAACTTCAGAACTTATTCTGCTTTTCTTGTACATGGGCGTAATTGCCCTTTATGGCGCATTTGAAGACAAACAACAGGCGGGTAAAGCCGCAGGCGTGATGGCGCTGGTGGGCGTAGTAAATATCCCCATTATTCACTACTCGGTAGAATGGTGGAATACGTTGCACCAAGGGGCGACAATCAGTAAGTTTGATAACCCTTCTATTGCGCCAGAAATGCTGTGGCCGCTGTTAATTAGTTTACTTGGATTCGCATTTTTTATTGGTGCGGTAACCACAGTGCGCCTTCGAAATGAGATTGTTTTACGCGAAATGCACAGGCCATGGGTGCAAGCTTTGGCTATCAGTCAGTTAGCTTCTAAACAGCAAGTTAACCAAAGCGTGAAAGGGGGCAACTAA
- the ccmD gene encoding heme exporter protein CcmD, whose amino-acid sequence MQFESLADFINMGGYAFYVWLSFGVTFAAMAIIAIQSFIKHRNLLKQVVVEKERKARIKKARQQQQQQESTSL is encoded by the coding sequence ATGCAGTTTGAATCGTTGGCCGACTTTATCAACATGGGGGGCTATGCATTTTATGTATGGCTGTCGTTTGGTGTGACATTTGCGGCCATGGCTATCATCGCCATCCAAAGTTTTATTAAACACCGTAACCTTTTAAAACAGGTTGTGGTGGAAAAAGAGCGCAAAGCGCGCATTAAAAAAGCGCGACAGCAACAGCAACAGCAAGAGAGTACATCGCTTTAA
- a CDS encoding DUF6170 family protein, with the protein MKFYFSTRDIPALQGLSLTERVKRLDEASKRLTVPEKTLLNVLKLLVIVPVFALILQTASNWTSLLWAFVVFLLYPLVIKPIQYSISAKYIAQPSSKENA; encoded by the coding sequence ATGAAGTTTTATTTTTCTACAAGAGACATTCCGGCCCTACAAGGCCTTTCACTTACTGAGCGAGTTAAACGTCTTGATGAAGCCTCTAAGCGACTTACTGTTCCCGAGAAAACCCTGCTAAACGTACTTAAATTGCTGGTTATTGTGCCCGTATTTGCGCTGATCCTACAAACCGCCTCAAATTGGACCTCGTTACTGTGGGCTTTTGTGGTATTTTTACTCTATCCATTGGTTATAAAACCTATTCAATATTCCATAAGCGCGAAGTACATCGCGCAACCGTCTAGCAAGGAGAATGCATGA